The window ACCAGATCACCGTCGTGGCCCTGGCCTTCGGGGTGCTCGACCTGACTGGTTCCGCCTCCGACCTGGGACTCGTGCTCGCCGTGGAGGCGTTCTCCCTGGCGCTGTTTCTCGTGATCGGCGGCGCGGTCGCGGACCGGATGTCCCGGCGCCGGCTCATGATCACCGCCGACCTGGTGCGGTTCGCGTCGCAGGGCGTGATGGCGGCGCTGCTGATCTCCGGCCACGCCAGGATCTGGCACCTCCTGCTGTTGCAGGTGGTGTCCGGAATCGCCTCGGCGTTCTTCATCCCGGCCGTCAGCGCCCTGCAACCGGAGACGGTGCCGGCGGAGCACCACCGGGAGGCCAACGCGCTGCGAGGGCTGATGATTGCGGCTGCGGGGGTGGTGGGGCCGGCTCTGGGCGGGCTGCTGGTGGTGGCGGTCGGCGCCGGTTACGCGCTGGCGCTGGACTCGCTCTCCTTCCTGCTCAGCGCCGTGCTCATCAGCGCGATCCGGGTCGGCTCCGCGCCCGTCGCCAACTCGGGCAAGAGCGTGCTGCGTGACGTCCGGGACGGCTGGCAGGACTTCCGGTCGCGCAGGTGGCTCTGGCCGGTGACCCTCCAGAGCGCGCTCGTGCGGATGCTCGGCCTGGCGCCGTTCATGGTGCTCGGCCCGCTGATCGCGAAGGACGAGCTCGGCGGG is drawn from Micromonospora sp. NBC_01740 and contains these coding sequences:
- a CDS encoding MFS transporter produces the protein MRVLRERDFRLLLGGRITSQLGNQITVVALAFGVLDLTGSASDLGLVLAVEAFSLALFLVIGGAVADRMSRRRLMITADLVRFASQGVMAALLISGHARIWHLLLLQVVSGIASAFFIPAVSALQPETVPAEHHREANALRGLMIAAAGVVGPALGGLLVVAVGAGYALALDSLSFLLSAVLISAIRVGSAPVANSGKSVLRDVRDGWQDFRSRRWLWPVTLQSALVRMLGLAPFMVLGPLIAKDELGGPASWGLILGAISLGAFVGGFVAMSAHPRRPLIPAVAGAFLFVPMLLLLSVAASPVAIAAVAFLGGIAQSVFWTYWQTAMHENVPPETLSRISSYDWLGAYTFEPIGYALAGPASALIGASATLVAGAGAVAVGTAATLAVPEVRRLRARSASTEEQPASAAGGSAEPAGAPGPDGEKQVSA